In Phyllopteryx taeniolatus isolate TA_2022b chromosome 6, UOR_Ptae_1.2, whole genome shotgun sequence, one genomic interval encodes:
- the LOC133479211 gene encoding macrophage mannose receptor 1 isoform X1 yields the protein MCISCFCPEHRLIMMKSTTTANLILLLISGFCSFKAAFCNFHYISLQRTHEEAKDYCRRIHTDLATVNNLTDMNDLIASVPNNTVRSWIGLELGDVSRWHWAWPDQKLDFFNWKLGEPQGLGQHSCVAMDPQGEWFESECETQRSFVCHNYIFVANTKSWRDAQKHCRDLSLDLVSVGSADENREVRNVSTAQTVWIGLFRDPWRWSDGSRSSFRFWKPRQPNYRDQDCVAAIFKDDGRWNDLKCSSQRTFVCQGPSKVPASSQTSTQETIVTTPSSNSSSEAVPFNSTAAMSSQQFSTGGVSAFTTQAGTLNTTQSSSVTSSGSGTPWTSGTLGNLILIRENKTWLEALRYCREHYMDLVCITGQSIQDQVARMAQNATSSHIWLGLRYTCNFDLWFWSCSSADCYQNWAPGQGPSERVYECGLTGALVTTGGQQWVGLPETQQLNFICQDCAG from the exons atgtgtattAGTTGTTTTTGTCCTGAACACAGGTTGATCATGATGAAAAGCACCACAACTGCTAATTTAATTCTACTGCTAATTTCAG GATTCTGCTCCTTTAAAGCGGCATTTTGCAACTTCCACTACATCTCGCTCCAGAGGACCCACGAAGAAGCAAAGGACTACTGCAGACGGATACACACGGACCTCGCCACCGTCAACAACCTGACAGATATGAACGATCTGATCGCTTCGGTTCCAAACAACACCGTCAGATCGTGGATAGGACTTGAGTTGGGAGATGTATCGAGGTGGCACTGGGCTTGGCCTGATCAAAAACTAGATTTCTTTAACTGGAAGTTGGGAGAACCGCAGGGTTTGGGTCAACATTCGTGTGTAGCTATGGATCCACAGGGAGAATGGtttgaaagtgagtgtgaaacCCAAAGGAGCTTTGTTTGTCACA aCTACATTTTTGTTGCCAACACTAAATCATGGAGAGACGCCCAAAAGCACTGCAGGGATTTATCTTTGGATCTGGTCAGCGTAGGCTCAGCAGATGAGAACAGGGAAGTCCGGAATGTGTCCACAGCTCAAACCGTTTGGATCGGCCTCTTCCGAGATCCGTGGAGGTGGTCCGATGGGAGCCGGTCGTCATTCCGCTTCTGGAAACCACGGCAACCAAACTACCGCGATCAGGATTGTGTTGCTGCTATATTCAAAGACGATGGCCGGTGGAATGATCTGAAATGTAGCAGCCAACGCACCTTTGTCTGTCAAGGCC CGAGCAAAGTTCCAGCAAGCAGTCAGACAAGCACACAAGAGACGATTGTCACAACGCCTTCAAGCAACTCATCTTCAGAGGCGGTTCCATTTAATTCCACAGCAGCTATGTCCAGCCAACAATTCAGTACAG GTGGTGTCTCGGCATTCACGACGCAGGCGGGGACACTAAACACAACACAATCGTCCAGTGTAACATCCTCTGGAAGTGGAACTCCTTGGACTTCAGGTACACTTG GAAACTTGATATTAATTCGTGAAAACAAGACTTGGCTCGAGGCCTTGCGTTACTGCAGAGAGCACTACATGGACCTTGTCTGCATCACAGGGCAAAGCATTCAGGATCAAGTGGCTCGGATGGCACAGAACGCCACATCGTCCCATATTTGGCTTGGTCTGCGCTACACTTGCAACTTTGACCTTTGGTTCTGGAGCTGTTCGTCCGCTGACTGTTACCAGAACTGGGCGCCTGGGCAAGGACCATCAGAGCGTGTGTATGAATGCGGACTAACTGGTGCCCTGGTGACCACAGGGGGGCAGCAATGGGTGGGCTTGCCTGAGACACAGCAACTGAACTTTATCTGCCAGGACTGTGCCGGATAA
- the LOC133479211 gene encoding C-type mannose receptor 2 isoform X2, translating into MCISCFCPEHRLIMMKSTTTANLILLLISGFCSFKAAFCNFHYISLQRTHEEAKDYCRRIHTDLATVNNLTDMNDLIASVPNNTVRSWIGLELGDVSRWHWAWPDQKLDFFNWKLGEPQGLGQHSCVAMDPQGEWFESECETQRSFVCHNYIFVANTKSWRDAQKHCRDLSLDLVSVGSADENREVRNVSTAQTVWIGLFRDPWRWSDGSRSSFRFWKPRQPNYRDQDCVAAIFKDDGRWNDLKCSSQRTFVCQGPSKVPASSQTSTQETIVTTPSSNSSSEAVPFNSTAAMSSQQFSTGGVSAFTTQAGTLNTTQSSSVTSSGSGTPWTSGNLILIRENKTWLEALRYCREHYMDLVCITGQSIQDQVARMAQNATSSHIWLGLRYTCNFDLWFWSCSSADCYQNWAPGQGPSERVYECGLTGALVTTGGQQWVGLPETQQLNFICQDCAG; encoded by the exons atgtgtattAGTTGTTTTTGTCCTGAACACAGGTTGATCATGATGAAAAGCACCACAACTGCTAATTTAATTCTACTGCTAATTTCAG GATTCTGCTCCTTTAAAGCGGCATTTTGCAACTTCCACTACATCTCGCTCCAGAGGACCCACGAAGAAGCAAAGGACTACTGCAGACGGATACACACGGACCTCGCCACCGTCAACAACCTGACAGATATGAACGATCTGATCGCTTCGGTTCCAAACAACACCGTCAGATCGTGGATAGGACTTGAGTTGGGAGATGTATCGAGGTGGCACTGGGCTTGGCCTGATCAAAAACTAGATTTCTTTAACTGGAAGTTGGGAGAACCGCAGGGTTTGGGTCAACATTCGTGTGTAGCTATGGATCCACAGGGAGAATGGtttgaaagtgagtgtgaaacCCAAAGGAGCTTTGTTTGTCACA aCTACATTTTTGTTGCCAACACTAAATCATGGAGAGACGCCCAAAAGCACTGCAGGGATTTATCTTTGGATCTGGTCAGCGTAGGCTCAGCAGATGAGAACAGGGAAGTCCGGAATGTGTCCACAGCTCAAACCGTTTGGATCGGCCTCTTCCGAGATCCGTGGAGGTGGTCCGATGGGAGCCGGTCGTCATTCCGCTTCTGGAAACCACGGCAACCAAACTACCGCGATCAGGATTGTGTTGCTGCTATATTCAAAGACGATGGCCGGTGGAATGATCTGAAATGTAGCAGCCAACGCACCTTTGTCTGTCAAGGCC CGAGCAAAGTTCCAGCAAGCAGTCAGACAAGCACACAAGAGACGATTGTCACAACGCCTTCAAGCAACTCATCTTCAGAGGCGGTTCCATTTAATTCCACAGCAGCTATGTCCAGCCAACAATTCAGTACAG GTGGTGTCTCGGCATTCACGACGCAGGCGGGGACACTAAACACAACACAATCGTCCAGTGTAACATCCTCTGGAAGTGGAACTCCTTGGACTTCAG GAAACTTGATATTAATTCGTGAAAACAAGACTTGGCTCGAGGCCTTGCGTTACTGCAGAGAGCACTACATGGACCTTGTCTGCATCACAGGGCAAAGCATTCAGGATCAAGTGGCTCGGATGGCACAGAACGCCACATCGTCCCATATTTGGCTTGGTCTGCGCTACACTTGCAACTTTGACCTTTGGTTCTGGAGCTGTTCGTCCGCTGACTGTTACCAGAACTGGGCGCCTGGGCAAGGACCATCAGAGCGTGTGTATGAATGCGGACTAACTGGTGCCCTGGTGACCACAGGGGGGCAGCAATGGGTGGGCTTGCCTGAGACACAGCAACTGAACTTTATCTGCCAGGACTGTGCCGGATAA
- the rxrbb gene encoding retinoic acid receptor RXR-beta-B isoform X2 codes for MSSQQPNSSAPNSPTNGIGSPFSINSPMVSPSLGFGPISHTQLSASGAMSGMHSISSSEDIKPPFGLRPMSAHSPGIMLSQKRLCVICGDRSSGKHYGVYSCEGCKGFFKRTVRKDLSYTCRDNKECLVDKRQRNRCQYCRYQKCLAMGMKREVVKHVRWIKEDGKDEAVQEERQRNREREGELEFSMGINEEMPVEKILEAETAVEQKTELHSDGGSAGNSPHDAVTNICQTADKQLFALVEWAKRIPHFCELPLDDQVILLRAGWNELLIASFSHRSIALKDGVLLTSELQRDGAHSAGVGAIFDRESVQSAEVGAIFDRVLTELVNKMRDMQMDKTELGCLRAIVLFNPDAKGLSNTGEVEVLREKVYASLEAYCKNKYPEQQGRFAKLLLRLPALRSIGLKCLEHLFFFKLIGDTPIDTFLMEMLEAPHQLA; via the exons ATGTCTTCCCAGCAGCCCAACAGCTCGGCCCCCAACAGTCCCACCAATGGCATCGGTTCTCCGTTCTCGATCAACTCTCCAATGGTGTCGCCCTCTCTGGGATTTGGACCCATCAGCCACACCCAG CTCTCAGCTTCAGGCGCCATGTCAGGGATGCATTCAATCAGCAGCTCCGAGGACATCAAGCCTCCGTTCGGCCTGAGGCCCATGTCTGCGCACAGTCCGGGAATCATGTTGTCTCAGAAGCGCCTGTGCGTCATTTGTGGAGATCGCTCGTCTG GCAAGCACTACGGTGTTTACAGCTGCGAGGGCTGCAAAGGTTTTTTCAAGAGGACGGTCCGCAAAGACTTGAGCTACACGTGCAGGGACAACAAGGAGTGCCTGGTGGACAAACGCCAGCGCAACCGCTGCCAGTACTGCCGCTACCAGAAGTGCCTGGCCATGGGAATGAAGAGGGAAG TGGTCAAACATGTAAGGTGGATAAAAGAAGATGGAAAAGATGAGG CGGTTCAAGAGGAGCGCCAGAGGAACCGCGAACGGGAAGGCGAGCTGGAGTTCAGCATGGGCATTAACGAGGAGATGCCAGTGGAGAAGATCTTGGAGGCGGAGACTGCGGTGGAGCAGAAGACTGAGCTTCACTCTGATGGAGGCTCTGCGGGCAACTCT CCCCATGACGCGGTCACCAACATCTGCCAGACCGCAGACAAGCAGCTCTTCGCCCTGGTGGAGTGGGCCAAGAGAATCCCTCACTTCTGTGAGCTGCCCCTCGATGACCAGGTCATCCTCCTGCGTGCAG GTTGGAACGAGCTCCTCATCGCCTCCTTCTCCCACCGCTCCATTGCCCTGAAGGACGGCGTTCTGCTCACCTCGGAGCTGCAGCGTGACGGTGCTCACAGTGCAGGAGTGGGAGCTATCTTTGACAG GGAGAGTGTGCAGAGTGCAGAGGTTGGTGCCATATTTGACAG GGTTCTCACCGAGCTTGTCAACAAGATGAGAGATATGCAAATGGACAAGACAGAGCTGGGCTGCCTTCGCGCAATCGTCCTCTTCAACCCAG ATGCTAAAGGTCTGTCCAACACGGGGGAGGTGGAGGTGCTCCGAGAGAAGGTGTATGCGTCGCTGGAGGCTTACTGCAAAAACAAATATCCCGAGCAGCAGGGCAG GTTCGCCAAGCTGCTCCTTCGCCTGCCCGCGCTGCGCTCCATCGGCCTGAAGTGCTTGGAGCACCTGTTCTTCTTCAAGCTGATCGGCGACACGCCCATTGACACTTTCCTCATGGAGATGCTTGAAGCTCCTCATCAGCTGGCCTAG
- the rxrbb gene encoding retinoic acid receptor RXR-beta-B isoform X1, translated as MSSQQPNSSAPNSPTNGIGSPFSINSPMVSPSLGFGPISHTQLSASGAMSGMHSISSSEDIKPPFGLRPMSAHSPGIMLSQKRLCVICGDRSSGKHYGVYSCEGCKGFFKRTVRKDLSYTCRDNKECLVDKRQRNRCQYCRYQKCLAMGMKREVVKHVRWIKEDGKDEGRMTVQEERQRNREREGELEFSMGINEEMPVEKILEAETAVEQKTELHSDGGSAGNSPHDAVTNICQTADKQLFALVEWAKRIPHFCELPLDDQVILLRAGWNELLIASFSHRSIALKDGVLLTSELQRDGAHSAGVGAIFDRESVQSAEVGAIFDRVLTELVNKMRDMQMDKTELGCLRAIVLFNPDAKGLSNTGEVEVLREKVYASLEAYCKNKYPEQQGRFAKLLLRLPALRSIGLKCLEHLFFFKLIGDTPIDTFLMEMLEAPHQLA; from the exons ATGTCTTCCCAGCAGCCCAACAGCTCGGCCCCCAACAGTCCCACCAATGGCATCGGTTCTCCGTTCTCGATCAACTCTCCAATGGTGTCGCCCTCTCTGGGATTTGGACCCATCAGCCACACCCAG CTCTCAGCTTCAGGCGCCATGTCAGGGATGCATTCAATCAGCAGCTCCGAGGACATCAAGCCTCCGTTCGGCCTGAGGCCCATGTCTGCGCACAGTCCGGGAATCATGTTGTCTCAGAAGCGCCTGTGCGTCATTTGTGGAGATCGCTCGTCTG GCAAGCACTACGGTGTTTACAGCTGCGAGGGCTGCAAAGGTTTTTTCAAGAGGACGGTCCGCAAAGACTTGAGCTACACGTGCAGGGACAACAAGGAGTGCCTGGTGGACAAACGCCAGCGCAACCGCTGCCAGTACTGCCGCTACCAGAAGTGCCTGGCCATGGGAATGAAGAGGGAAG TGGTCAAACATGTAAGGTGGATAAAAGAAGATGGAAAAGATGAGGGTCGGATGA CGGTTCAAGAGGAGCGCCAGAGGAACCGCGAACGGGAAGGCGAGCTGGAGTTCAGCATGGGCATTAACGAGGAGATGCCAGTGGAGAAGATCTTGGAGGCGGAGACTGCGGTGGAGCAGAAGACTGAGCTTCACTCTGATGGAGGCTCTGCGGGCAACTCT CCCCATGACGCGGTCACCAACATCTGCCAGACCGCAGACAAGCAGCTCTTCGCCCTGGTGGAGTGGGCCAAGAGAATCCCTCACTTCTGTGAGCTGCCCCTCGATGACCAGGTCATCCTCCTGCGTGCAG GTTGGAACGAGCTCCTCATCGCCTCCTTCTCCCACCGCTCCATTGCCCTGAAGGACGGCGTTCTGCTCACCTCGGAGCTGCAGCGTGACGGTGCTCACAGTGCAGGAGTGGGAGCTATCTTTGACAG GGAGAGTGTGCAGAGTGCAGAGGTTGGTGCCATATTTGACAG GGTTCTCACCGAGCTTGTCAACAAGATGAGAGATATGCAAATGGACAAGACAGAGCTGGGCTGCCTTCGCGCAATCGTCCTCTTCAACCCAG ATGCTAAAGGTCTGTCCAACACGGGGGAGGTGGAGGTGCTCCGAGAGAAGGTGTATGCGTCGCTGGAGGCTTACTGCAAAAACAAATATCCCGAGCAGCAGGGCAG GTTCGCCAAGCTGCTCCTTCGCCTGCCCGCGCTGCGCTCCATCGGCCTGAAGTGCTTGGAGCACCTGTTCTTCTTCAAGCTGATCGGCGACACGCCCATTGACACTTTCCTCATGGAGATGCTTGAAGCTCCTCATCAGCTGGCCTAG
- the rxrbb gene encoding retinoic acid receptor RXR-beta-B isoform X3 has protein sequence MSSQQPNSSAPNSPTNGIGSPFSINSPMVSPSLGFGPISHTQLSASGAMSGMHSISSSEDIKPPFGLRPMSAHSPGIMLSQKRLCVICGDRSSGKHYGVYSCEGCKGFFKRTVRKDLSYTCRDNKECLVDKRQRNRCQYCRYQKCLAMGMKREAVQEERQRNREREGELEFSMGINEEMPVEKILEAETAVEQKTELHSDGGSAGNSPHDAVTNICQTADKQLFALVEWAKRIPHFCELPLDDQVILLRAGWNELLIASFSHRSIALKDGVLLTSELQRDGAHSAGVGAIFDRESVQSAEVGAIFDRVLTELVNKMRDMQMDKTELGCLRAIVLFNPDAKGLSNTGEVEVLREKVYASLEAYCKNKYPEQQGRFAKLLLRLPALRSIGLKCLEHLFFFKLIGDTPIDTFLMEMLEAPHQLA, from the exons ATGTCTTCCCAGCAGCCCAACAGCTCGGCCCCCAACAGTCCCACCAATGGCATCGGTTCTCCGTTCTCGATCAACTCTCCAATGGTGTCGCCCTCTCTGGGATTTGGACCCATCAGCCACACCCAG CTCTCAGCTTCAGGCGCCATGTCAGGGATGCATTCAATCAGCAGCTCCGAGGACATCAAGCCTCCGTTCGGCCTGAGGCCCATGTCTGCGCACAGTCCGGGAATCATGTTGTCTCAGAAGCGCCTGTGCGTCATTTGTGGAGATCGCTCGTCTG GCAAGCACTACGGTGTTTACAGCTGCGAGGGCTGCAAAGGTTTTTTCAAGAGGACGGTCCGCAAAGACTTGAGCTACACGTGCAGGGACAACAAGGAGTGCCTGGTGGACAAACGCCAGCGCAACCGCTGCCAGTACTGCCGCTACCAGAAGTGCCTGGCCATGGGAATGAAGAGGGAAG CGGTTCAAGAGGAGCGCCAGAGGAACCGCGAACGGGAAGGCGAGCTGGAGTTCAGCATGGGCATTAACGAGGAGATGCCAGTGGAGAAGATCTTGGAGGCGGAGACTGCGGTGGAGCAGAAGACTGAGCTTCACTCTGATGGAGGCTCTGCGGGCAACTCT CCCCATGACGCGGTCACCAACATCTGCCAGACCGCAGACAAGCAGCTCTTCGCCCTGGTGGAGTGGGCCAAGAGAATCCCTCACTTCTGTGAGCTGCCCCTCGATGACCAGGTCATCCTCCTGCGTGCAG GTTGGAACGAGCTCCTCATCGCCTCCTTCTCCCACCGCTCCATTGCCCTGAAGGACGGCGTTCTGCTCACCTCGGAGCTGCAGCGTGACGGTGCTCACAGTGCAGGAGTGGGAGCTATCTTTGACAG GGAGAGTGTGCAGAGTGCAGAGGTTGGTGCCATATTTGACAG GGTTCTCACCGAGCTTGTCAACAAGATGAGAGATATGCAAATGGACAAGACAGAGCTGGGCTGCCTTCGCGCAATCGTCCTCTTCAACCCAG ATGCTAAAGGTCTGTCCAACACGGGGGAGGTGGAGGTGCTCCGAGAGAAGGTGTATGCGTCGCTGGAGGCTTACTGCAAAAACAAATATCCCGAGCAGCAGGGCAG GTTCGCCAAGCTGCTCCTTCGCCTGCCCGCGCTGCGCTCCATCGGCCTGAAGTGCTTGGAGCACCTGTTCTTCTTCAAGCTGATCGGCGACACGCCCATTGACACTTTCCTCATGGAGATGCTTGAAGCTCCTCATCAGCTGGCCTAG